One Paraburkholderia kururiensis DNA window includes the following coding sequences:
- a CDS encoding phosphoribosyltransferase, with product MNKPILPLTYEQLGQWIESLQPALRAENFAVVVGILRGGAPLALMASHVTGAPVAFLRYDRATRAVTWDSTLPLPEPGSRVLLCEDIAGLGFTLTDCIAFLREHGLTVRTLTGAYDDLSRLRPDYSIDADSFFTLFPQERESYTQRYRSSWSREGAGADALIATDREYATYAIDLDGIVPPDVPLAAEDDFDATLEEREALQPFRKFSGVDIRRVRAVVTERAEAERARVQKWLEREGFNGVELIMREAGPHDASPSAQAAHKAEAAQRCGVTYFVEGDPLEAILIAQQAPLLQVVWWNAHTQSGTLIGASAWR from the coding sequence ATGAACAAGCCGATTCTTCCGCTCACGTACGAACAGCTCGGTCAATGGATCGAGTCGCTGCAACCGGCGCTGCGCGCAGAAAACTTCGCGGTGGTGGTGGGCATTCTGCGGGGCGGCGCTCCCCTCGCGCTGATGGCCTCGCATGTCACCGGCGCGCCGGTGGCGTTCCTGCGCTACGACCGCGCGACGCGCGCAGTCACGTGGGACTCGACGTTGCCGCTACCCGAACCCGGCTCGCGTGTGCTGCTGTGCGAGGACATTGCCGGCCTCGGCTTCACGCTGACCGACTGCATCGCGTTTCTGCGCGAGCACGGCCTCACGGTACGCACGCTCACAGGCGCCTACGACGACCTGAGCCGTCTGCGCCCCGACTATTCGATCGACGCCGACAGCTTCTTCACGCTCTTTCCGCAGGAACGCGAGAGCTACACGCAGCGCTACCGGTCCAGCTGGTCGCGCGAAGGCGCGGGAGCGGACGCGCTCATCGCGACCGACCGCGAATACGCCACCTACGCCATCGACCTCGACGGCATCGTGCCGCCCGACGTGCCGCTCGCCGCCGAAGACGATTTCGACGCCACACTGGAGGAGCGCGAGGCGCTGCAGCCGTTCCGCAAGTTTTCGGGCGTGGACATCCGCCGCGTGCGGGCGGTCGTGACCGAACGTGCCGAAGCCGAGCGGGCGCGCGTGCAGAAGTGGCTGGAACGCGAGGGCTTCAACGGCGTGGAGCTGATCATGCGCGAGGCCGGCCCGCACGACGCTTCTCCTTCAGCGCAGGCCGCGCACAAGGCCGAGGCCGCGCAGCGCTGCGGCGTGACCTACTTCGTGGAAGGCGATCCGCTTGAAGCCATCCTCATCGCCCAGCAGGCGCCGCTGCTTCAGGTGGTCTGGTGGAACGCGCACACGCAGAGCGGCACGCTGATCGGGGCGTCGGCCTGGCGCTAG
- a CDS encoding ATP-binding domain-containing protein, which produces MARIVPDDWKHLAATGAAARERETLALFEEALPADYTVYHGVHWTRLNQNFSVFGEADFVIVSPAGRVMIVEQKTGFLRETPKGLVKVHLQTERNVAIALARTIEGLHRRFTAAFGAGTYFIEELLYCPDHVVRNAAIAGVNPARIVDATRKDRLAAIVREALPADEPRLPCAAKIHHFLADELALTPDASALVGAAGTLVTRLAGGLATWARRLEFSPFRLRVIGTAGSGKTQLAVQVMNDAVARGQRVLYVCFNRPLADHIARVAPPGVKVANYHQLCDWIARDAGRAPDFGRPDVFDQLEQIFAQTAIDARWQFDVLIVDEGQDFMQPWVAALERLLRPGAAWWWLEDPLQNLYMRESVTLDGWTVLRESTNYRSPRDILDYVRDVAGPVSQDAARLVAGSPFDGSDVAVSIYEHHDGPQAAEGIVDATKRAITQALGLGFRRQDIVVLSFRGREGSALTALDHLGPHRLRSFTGKYDLFGNPEYREGDVLLESIYRFKGQAAPCVIFTEIDFDTLDERVARKLFVGATRATMKLILVASQRAARHLRAPE; this is translated from the coding sequence ATGGCCCGCATTGTCCCCGACGACTGGAAGCATCTGGCCGCCACCGGCGCGGCCGCGCGCGAGCGCGAAACGCTCGCGCTTTTCGAAGAAGCGCTGCCGGCCGACTACACCGTCTATCACGGCGTGCACTGGACGCGGCTCAACCAGAACTTCTCGGTGTTCGGCGAGGCGGACTTCGTGATCGTGAGTCCGGCAGGGCGCGTGATGATCGTCGAGCAGAAGACGGGCTTTCTGCGCGAAACGCCGAAGGGGCTCGTGAAGGTCCACCTGCAGACCGAGCGCAACGTGGCCATTGCGCTTGCGCGCACCATCGAAGGGCTGCATCGGCGCTTTACCGCGGCGTTCGGCGCCGGCACGTATTTCATCGAAGAACTGCTGTATTGCCCCGATCACGTCGTGAGGAACGCCGCGATTGCGGGCGTGAATCCCGCGCGCATCGTCGATGCCACGCGCAAGGACCGGCTCGCCGCCATCGTGCGCGAAGCGCTGCCCGCCGACGAGCCGCGCCTGCCGTGCGCCGCGAAGATCCACCATTTCCTCGCCGACGAGCTTGCGCTTACGCCCGACGCGAGCGCGCTCGTGGGCGCGGCCGGCACGCTCGTCACGCGCCTCGCGGGCGGGCTCGCCACCTGGGCGCGGCGGCTCGAATTCTCGCCGTTCCGGCTGCGCGTGATCGGCACGGCCGGCTCCGGCAAGACGCAACTGGCGGTGCAGGTGATGAACGACGCCGTAGCGCGCGGTCAACGCGTGCTCTACGTGTGCTTCAACCGGCCGCTCGCGGACCACATCGCGCGCGTGGCGCCGCCCGGCGTGAAGGTGGCCAACTATCACCAGTTGTGCGACTGGATTGCGCGCGACGCGGGCCGCGCGCCCGATTTCGGCCGCCCCGACGTCTTCGATCAGCTCGAGCAGATCTTTGCGCAGACGGCCATCGACGCCCGCTGGCAGTTCGACGTGTTGATCGTCGACGAAGGCCAGGACTTCATGCAGCCCTGGGTGGCGGCGCTCGAACGGCTGTTGCGGCCGGGCGCCGCGTGGTGGTGGCTCGAAGACCCGCTGCAGAACCTCTATATGCGCGAGAGCGTGACGCTCGACGGCTGGACCGTGCTGCGCGAATCGACGAATTACCGCAGCCCGCGCGACATTCTCGACTACGTGCGCGACGTGGCGGGGCCGGTGTCGCAGGACGCGGCGCGCCTCGTGGCCGGCAGCCCGTTCGACGGGTCCGACGTTGCGGTCTCCATCTACGAACATCACGACGGTCCGCAGGCGGCCGAAGGCATCGTGGACGCCACCAAGCGCGCCATCACGCAGGCGCTCGGGCTCGGCTTTCGCCGGCAGGACATCGTGGTGCTGTCGTTTCGCGGCCGCGAGGGTTCGGCGCTCACGGCGCTCGACCATCTCGGTCCGCACCGGCTGCGCAGCTTCACGGGCAAATACGATCTGTTCGGCAACCCCGAATACCGCGAGGGCGACGTGCTGCTGGAGTCGATCTACCGCTTCAAGGGGCAGGCTGCGCCTTGCGTGATCTTCACGGAAATCGATTTCGACACGCTCGACGAGCGCGTCGCGCGCAAGCTCTTCGTGGGCGCGACGCGGGCCACCATGAAGCTGATTCTCGTGGCTTCGCAGCGTGCCGCGCGGCATCTGCGCGCGCCGGAATGA